A single genomic interval of uncultured Pseudodesulfovibrio sp. harbors:
- a CDS encoding M14/M99 family metallopeptidase, whose product MRRIFSTTCLLGLTLMMLAVSHARAATWEHSFFSGTQYPLRVVYIEGSAPGPTIMVQGGIQGDETSGFVTAQLLSQAKVSRGNLIVLPRANVPSINLCKRQINVDMNRRFDQDYNRFYEDRVARVIRFLLAQSDAFIHLHEGSGFYNPTYVDNLRNPKRYGQSIIVDTLVYDKIDLAHTVNTVLNEINSRIGLSDYQFKLFNTKTFDKGTNYPEMRKSLTCYALAEHGIPAMAVEVSKDIRQIDWKVRQQLAATVMLLQQFGVHVETPDFSDADVRAYARKGVQISVNGRVMHNNSTINLVPGSTLSVKSLASGPREFAPELALFASDRPGVNLMQARRMALEPFSALELRSDGKRVARVRVNWSGKMPASPGDDKAVFVCWLNGNPVFVRDGETLSAVEGDQLILEGMWGSDRQEVVNLKGFVAIPWANNGQDLGWEIILDPGNFMTKYSMPTKRPGVTRFRVVRETPGAPAAKFYVDIEPRTVLALRLADKRGQSLLIPWTSGGNYRLPEGEYMLEAAWSNGPGSKLIATAGTRPLDLGEHFTVNYAKPVELTVRQATTFAGIGSMTFSAGGLAER is encoded by the coding sequence TTGAGACGCATTTTTTCCACAACATGTTTGCTCGGTCTGACTCTCATGATGCTTGCGGTATCGCATGCCCGCGCCGCTACGTGGGAACACTCCTTCTTTTCCGGAACCCAGTATCCGCTGCGCGTCGTCTACATTGAAGGCAGCGCGCCCGGTCCGACCATCATGGTTCAGGGCGGTATTCAGGGGGACGAGACTTCCGGATTCGTTACGGCACAGCTTTTGTCGCAGGCCAAGGTCAGTCGCGGCAATCTCATAGTCCTTCCGCGGGCCAACGTCCCCTCCATCAATCTGTGTAAACGGCAGATCAACGTAGACATGAACCGTCGGTTCGATCAGGACTACAATCGTTTTTATGAAGACCGTGTGGCCCGTGTCATTCGGTTTCTGCTCGCCCAGAGCGATGCCTTCATTCATCTGCATGAGGGAAGCGGTTTCTATAATCCTACCTACGTGGATAATTTGCGGAATCCCAAGCGCTATGGGCAGTCCATCATTGTCGACACTCTCGTGTATGACAAAATCGACCTTGCCCACACCGTGAACACGGTACTGAACGAAATCAACAGCCGCATAGGGTTGAGCGATTATCAGTTCAAGCTCTTCAATACCAAGACGTTTGACAAGGGCACCAATTATCCTGAAATGCGTAAGTCCCTGACGTGCTATGCTCTGGCCGAACATGGCATTCCCGCCATGGCTGTCGAGGTGAGCAAGGATATCCGTCAGATCGATTGGAAGGTCCGGCAGCAGCTTGCCGCCACTGTCATGCTTTTGCAGCAGTTCGGCGTGCATGTCGAAACACCTGATTTCAGCGATGCGGACGTTCGGGCGTATGCGCGCAAGGGCGTGCAGATCAGCGTGAACGGGCGTGTCATGCACAATAATTCCACCATCAATCTTGTCCCCGGCTCGACTCTGTCGGTCAAATCGCTTGCATCCGGTCCCCGTGAGTTCGCACCGGAACTGGCCCTGTTCGCTTCGGACCGCCCCGGCGTCAATCTGATGCAGGCGCGGCGTATGGCGCTTGAGCCGTTTTCCGCGCTGGAATTGCGAAGCGACGGCAAACGCGTGGCCCGTGTCCGTGTGAACTGGTCCGGCAAGATGCCTGCTTCTCCGGGCGATGACAAAGCCGTGTTCGTGTGCTGGCTGAACGGCAACCCCGTGTTTGTGCGGGACGGCGAAACACTCAGTGCGGTGGAAGGCGATCAGCTCATCCTGGAAGGGATGTGGGGAAGTGATCGGCAGGAAGTGGTGAATCTCAAGGGGTTTGTGGCCATACCATGGGCCAACAACGGGCAGGACCTCGGGTGGGAGATCATTCTTGATCCCGGTAATTTCATGACCAAGTACAGCATGCCGACCAAGCGTCCTGGAGTCACCCGCTTCCGCGTGGTGCGGGAAACGCCGGGTGCGCCTGCTGCCAAATTTTACGTTGATATTGAACCGCGCACCGTGCTCGCCCTTCGGTTGGCTGACAAGCGCGGGCAGTCATTGCTCATTCCGTGGACTTCCGGGGGCAACTACCGGCTTCCTGAAGGGGAATACATGCTGGAAGCGGCATGGAGCAACGGTCCGGGCAGCAAGCTCATTGCTACAGCCGGAACCCGGCCGCTTGATCTGGGGGAGCATTTTACTGTGAATTATGCCAAACCCGTCGAACTGACCGTAAGACAGGCGACCACTTTCGCAGGTATTGGGTCCATGACGTTCTCTGCGGGAGGACTGGCCGAGAGATAG
- a CDS encoding DUF2892 domain-containing protein: MTIERILRGMAGFFVLVSLLLAYFHSQNWLWFTAFVGLNLFQSAFTGWCPAITILKKLGFK, encoded by the coding sequence ATGACCATAGAACGCATACTGCGGGGCATGGCGGGATTTTTCGTCCTTGTGAGTTTGTTACTGGCTTATTTCCATTCACAAAACTGGCTGTGGTTCACTGCGTTTGTCGGATTGAACCTGTTTCAGTCTGCCTTTACGGGGTGGTGTCCGGCCATCACGATACTGAAAAAGCTGGGATTCAAGTAG
- a CDS encoding phosphatase PAP2 family protein, protein MNGLMNRTLLKTATAATATALLIVAAYLFLDRQISEAALILKPTIWHALAKYISLAANGMFIKSLVETGLIVSACDALKNGLSHRSKCILYMCVTVAVAMTVGDVLKELFGRARPALLFEKGIYGFFPLAGDYLHHSFPSGHTLRIFSTMTALGFALPRVRFPALAIAILVGISRIVALKHYPSDVLFGAFIGITVAVWGWRIIYPYGRR, encoded by the coding sequence ATGAACGGGCTCATGAACCGGACCTTGCTGAAAACAGCCACTGCCGCCACGGCTACTGCTCTGCTCATCGTGGCGGCATATCTTTTTCTGGACCGCCAAATCTCTGAAGCGGCACTCATTCTGAAGCCGACCATATGGCACGCGCTGGCAAAATACATATCGCTGGCCGCCAACGGCATGTTCATCAAGTCCCTTGTCGAGACGGGACTCATCGTCAGTGCGTGTGATGCCCTCAAGAACGGTCTGAGCCACCGCTCCAAATGCATTCTGTACATGTGCGTCACCGTGGCCGTTGCCATGACTGTTGGTGACGTTCTCAAGGAACTCTTCGGACGGGCCAGACCGGCGCTGCTGTTTGAAAAGGGAATATACGGCTTCTTCCCGCTGGCCGGCGACTATCTTCACCATTCCTTTCCTTCAGGACACACGCTCCGCATCTTTTCAACCATGACCGCACTCGGCTTCGCCCTGCCGCGCGTGCGCTTCCCTGCGCTTGCAATCGCCATACTGGTAGGGATATCCCGCATCGTCGCCCTCAAGCACTATCCCTCGGACGTGCTGTTCGGAGCGTTCATAGGCATCACCGTCGCGGTCTGGGGCTGGCGGATAATCTACCCTTATGGACGACGCTGA
- a CDS encoding zinc ribbon domain-containing protein, with protein MKCPKCGKTIKATQRSCKYCGTKLVRKSDKMASKMTMNAGVSLVAGGLLAFLGLIMLLYGMYVMGGISFVLGILLVLVGKKMS; from the coding sequence ATGAAATGTCCAAAATGCGGAAAAACGATCAAGGCGACACAGCGTTCCTGCAAATACTGCGGAACGAAACTGGTTCGCAAAAGTGACAAGATGGCAAGCAAGATGACCATGAACGCCGGTGTGTCACTCGTCGCAGGCGGCCTGCTGGCCTTTCTCGGACTCATCATGCTCCTCTACGGCATGTACGTCATGGGAGGCATTTCATTTGTCCTCGGCATTCTGCTGGTCCTCGTCGGCAAGAAAATGAGTTGA
- a CDS encoding pyridoxamine 5'-phosphate oxidase family protein, with protein sequence MSKNKLQIIDDLVLGKDICVLGTSDGRNPHVSLMAFLVDHAAMKFYFLSRKNSHKSQNIKKCPHVSILIDTREEHLPDNRDKAMALTIQGVYAPINKPQTIKAITKHFLAKYPDMEEFAAHPDTELIRIKAKSGQLVCGLEDEFSTKFKNS encoded by the coding sequence ATGAGCAAAAACAAATTGCAAATTATCGACGACCTCGTCCTTGGCAAGGATATCTGCGTACTCGGCACATCCGACGGCAGAAACCCGCATGTTTCACTCATGGCCTTCCTGGTGGATCACGCAGCGATGAAATTCTATTTCCTGTCGCGGAAGAATTCGCACAAAAGCCAGAACATAAAGAAATGTCCGCATGTGAGCATCCTCATCGACACCCGCGAAGAGCACTTGCCTGACAATCGTGACAAGGCCATGGCCCTGACCATTCAGGGGGTCTACGCGCCCATCAACAAGCCGCAGACCATCAAGGCGATCACCAAGCATTTCCTCGCCAAATACCCTGACATGGAGGAGTTCGCGGCCCATCCCGACACAGAACTCATTCGGATCAAGGCCAAAAGCGGGCAACTCGTGTGCGGGTTGGAAGATGAATTTTCAACAAAATTCAAGAATTCATAA
- a CDS encoding phosphoadenosine phosphosulfate reductase family protein — protein MPSASLDEKINCTETELTGLLDTASSDAVRVAWTGGKDSTVVLFIWKALLDHHGLGPVRAINLDTGCKFPEVLAFRDRLTREWGVDLHVARPGVELAGYPVAQDVMTCCHDLKVKPLKAAIRETGATHLLTGIRHDEHPDRAGREVREQRDDPPHILLNPLLDWTETDIWAFHARFNLPHCELYDQGYRSLGCVPCTSKSGVGNGERSGRDQSKESVLESLTSLGYF, from the coding sequence ATGCCGTCGGCTTCGCTGGATGAAAAAATCAATTGCACGGAAACCGAACTGACCGGACTGCTGGACACCGCGTCATCGGATGCTGTTCGAGTGGCATGGACCGGAGGCAAGGATTCCACTGTCGTCCTGTTTATCTGGAAGGCTCTGCTTGATCATCACGGTCTCGGTCCGGTCCGGGCCATCAATCTGGACACGGGGTGCAAATTCCCCGAAGTGCTTGCCTTTCGTGACAGGCTGACGCGGGAGTGGGGCGTGGACCTGCATGTGGCGCGCCCCGGCGTCGAACTGGCCGGGTATCCCGTGGCGCAGGATGTCATGACCTGCTGCCACGATCTGAAGGTGAAGCCGCTTAAGGCAGCCATCCGGGAAACTGGGGCGACCCACCTGCTGACAGGCATTCGACATGACGAGCACCCGGACAGAGCCGGCAGGGAAGTGCGTGAGCAGCGCGATGATCCGCCGCATATCCTGCTCAACCCGCTTCTCGACTGGACCGAAACCGATATCTGGGCCTTTCATGCCCGTTTCAACCTGCCTCACTGCGAACTGTACGATCAGGGATACCGTTCATTGGGCTGCGTGCCGTGCACTTCCAAATCCGGAGTCGGAAATGGAGAACGAAGTGGCCGTGATCAGTCCAAGGAAAGCGTGCTCGAATCGCTCACCAGTCTCGGATATTTTTAG
- a CDS encoding proton-conducting transporter membrane subunit: MSNLLLLLILLPVAAALVCYFVRSSAVRSLTVLATGAILAAASLGLLLQGAFDPIAVGSFLGISSDFLVTVLDFALLGVIFFYGLKHKNLLIQGFTLAQAVLLAWFELVVVEHVDVPALVGDQLALIMVLIISIIGSLICIFAIPYMKEHEEHLHLNKSRQPRFFFFMLLFLGAMNGLVLANNVLWLYFFFEVTTLCSFMLIGHDATEIATKNSVRALWMNSLGGLAFVIGMMLMYAKTGTLDIAAILAAGPQGALMVTGIGFICLAGFTKAAQVPFQSWLLGAMVAPTPVSALLHSSTMVKAGVYVVLRFAPAYVGTLLSDGVAICGAFTFVACAALAIGQSNGKKILAYSTVSNLGLIICCAGINTPLAITAAVMLIIFHAISKSLLFLCVGTIEQAIGSRDIEDMRGLYAKYPRTAMLTIIGILTMLLPPFGVLMGKWMAMEAGASNIYVIIMLAMGSALTVVYWARWGGSLMATRKEGAAPESQAMLTRLPLVTLCTGAVVLSLAAPWIYNSMLAPMFDAAPFTMSFGSLDAATGSFAAVPLFIVLGLGVLFAAKAASGFRKTRVMPPYVSGANISGDTDGTYIGPMNGDVPFAAGNMYLGELFAEGKLTPVFNALAVALIVLMLGGAL; encoded by the coding sequence ATGTCGAATCTGCTTCTGCTTCTCATTCTCCTGCCTGTGGCTGCAGCGCTGGTCTGCTATTTCGTTCGGTCAAGTGCCGTTCGTTCGCTGACCGTTCTCGCCACAGGAGCCATTCTGGCGGCTGCGTCGCTGGGATTGCTCTTGCAGGGGGCATTTGATCCGATTGCGGTCGGGTCATTTCTTGGCATCAGCAGCGATTTTCTGGTTACGGTACTGGATTTCGCTCTGTTGGGTGTCATTTTCTTCTACGGTCTCAAACACAAGAATCTGCTTATCCAGGGCTTCACCTTGGCCCAGGCAGTATTGCTCGCTTGGTTTGAATTGGTTGTCGTCGAACACGTGGACGTTCCCGCGTTGGTCGGCGATCAGCTCGCTCTCATCATGGTGCTGATCATTTCCATCATCGGCTCCCTGATCTGTATCTTTGCCATTCCTTATATGAAGGAACACGAAGAGCATCTGCATCTGAACAAGTCTCGCCAGCCGCGTTTCTTCTTCTTCATGCTTCTCTTCCTCGGCGCCATGAACGGTCTGGTACTCGCCAATAACGTTCTCTGGCTCTATTTCTTCTTTGAAGTCACGACACTGTGCTCTTTCATGCTCATCGGTCACGATGCCACTGAAATTGCCACCAAGAATTCCGTCCGCGCATTGTGGATGAACTCTCTGGGCGGTCTGGCTTTCGTTATCGGCATGATGCTGATGTACGCAAAGACCGGCACCCTCGACATCGCCGCCATTTTGGCCGCCGGCCCGCAGGGCGCGCTGATGGTCACCGGTATCGGTTTCATCTGTCTCGCCGGTTTCACCAAGGCTGCACAGGTTCCGTTCCAGAGCTGGCTGCTCGGTGCCATGGTCGCACCGACTCCGGTTTCCGCTCTGCTGCATTCGTCCACCATGGTCAAGGCCGGTGTGTACGTTGTGCTGCGGTTCGCTCCCGCTTACGTGGGTACGCTCCTTTCCGATGGCGTCGCCATCTGTGGTGCGTTCACCTTCGTGGCGTGTGCCGCTCTGGCTATCGGCCAGTCCAACGGTAAGAAGATTCTGGCCTACTCCACGGTTTCCAACCTCGGCCTCATCATCTGCTGCGCGGGCATCAATACCCCGCTCGCCATTACGGCCGCAGTCATGCTGATCATCTTCCACGCCATCTCCAAGTCTCTGCTCTTCCTGTGCGTCGGCACCATCGAGCAGGCTATCGGTTCCCGTGACATCGAGGACATGCGCGGCCTGTACGCCAAGTACCCCCGCACCGCGATGCTCACCATCATCGGCATCCTGACCATGCTGCTGCCGCCTTTCGGCGTGCTCATGGGCAAGTGGATGGCCATGGAAGCCGGTGCTTCCAACATCTATGTTATCATCATGCTGGCCATGGGCTCTGCCCTGACCGTCGTGTACTGGGCCCGCTGGGGCGGTTCCCTGATGGCTACCCGCAAGGAAGGCGCAGCTCCTGAGTCTCAGGCCATGCTGACCCGTCTCCCGCTGGTGACACTGTGTACCGGTGCCGTGGTTCTGTCCCTGGCTGCTCCGTGGATTTACAATTCCATGCTGGCACCCATGTTCGATGCTGCTCCGTTCACCATGAGCTTCGGCTCTCTTGATGCTGCAACCGGCTCTTTTGCCGCTGTTCCGCTGTTCATCGTTCTGGGGCTGGGCGTGCTGTTCGCAGCCAAAGCCGCTTCCGGCTTCCGCAAGACCAGGGTCATGCCTCCGTACGTCAGTGGCGCCAACATCTCAGGCGATACCGATGGTACCTACATTGGCCCGATGAACGGAGACGTCCCGTTCGCTGCCGGTAACATGTACCTCGGCGAACTCTTCGCCGAAGGCAAACTCACACCCGTCTTCAACGCTCTGGCGGTCGCTCTGATCGTGCTTATGCTGGGAGGGGCCCTCTAA
- a CDS encoding complex I subunit 1 family protein — MDTLILVIIGIVVGPILGGLIAGLDRRVTAWFQSRQGPPIMQAFYDVAKLFGKEKMVVNQWQILCAWVYMIAAAVSVGLFFAQGDLLLIFFVQAVGAVFLVMGAMSAKSPYSQVGAQRELMQILAYEPVLILVFVGFYLVTGSFSVEAVWQLDQPLLAKMPLLYLALGYALTIKLRKSPFDFSTSHHGHQELVKGVLTEYSGPYLGLVEVAHWYETVLVLGLCSLFWSTNVLWMAVLLICTYMLEILVDNTMARMTWRWMLKRVWLLGMGMSVVNLIWLYAG; from the coding sequence ATGGATACTCTTATTCTCGTTATCATCGGCATTGTGGTCGGTCCGATTCTCGGCGGTCTCATCGCCGGTCTCGACCGTCGCGTCACCGCTTGGTTCCAGTCTCGCCAGGGTCCGCCGATCATGCAGGCCTTCTACGATGTCGCCAAGCTGTTCGGTAAGGAAAAAATGGTCGTCAACCAGTGGCAGATTCTCTGCGCCTGGGTGTACATGATCGCTGCTGCCGTCTCGGTGGGGCTGTTCTTCGCACAGGGCGACCTGCTGCTCATCTTCTTCGTGCAGGCTGTGGGCGCGGTCTTCCTCGTCATGGGTGCCATGTCCGCCAAGTCCCCCTATTCCCAGGTGGGTGCTCAGCGCGAACTGATGCAGATCCTGGCTTACGAGCCGGTCCTCATCCTGGTGTTCGTCGGTTTCTATCTGGTTACCGGCAGCTTCTCCGTTGAAGCCGTTTGGCAGCTGGATCAGCCGCTGCTCGCCAAGATGCCGCTGCTCTATCTGGCTCTGGGTTACGCCCTGACCATCAAGCTGAGGAAGTCGCCTTTCGACTTCTCCACTTCCCATCACGGCCATCAGGAACTGGTCAAAGGTGTGCTCACCGAGTACTCCGGCCCGTACCTCGGTCTGGTTGAAGTGGCTCACTGGTACGAAACCGTTCTGGTGCTCGGTCTGTGTTCGCTCTTCTGGAGCACTAACGTGCTGTGGATGGCCGTTCTGCTGATCTGTACTTATATGCTCGAAATCCTGGTGGACAACACCATGGCCCGCATGACCTGGCGTTGGATGCTTAAGCGCGTCTGGCTGCTCGGCATGGGTATGTCCGTCGTTAACCTCATCTGGCTGTACGCGGGGTAA
- a CDS encoding NADH-quinone oxidoreductase subunit B family protein, which yields MFGSFIKKSRAKSPWIMHFDCGSCNGCDIEVLACLTPLYDVERFGIINVGNPKHADVLLVTGTVNHRNKKVLKNIYDQMPEPKAVIAIGACGNTGGVFREAYNVVGGVDKVIPVDVYVPGCPAKPEAIIDGVVAGLAKFAQKVEEAE from the coding sequence ATGTTCGGATCATTCATTAAGAAATCTCGCGCCAAATCTCCGTGGATCATGCATTTTGACTGCGGTAGCTGTAACGGCTGCGATATTGAGGTTCTGGCCTGCCTGACGCCCCTCTACGACGTGGAGCGCTTCGGCATCATCAACGTCGGCAACCCCAAGCACGCTGACGTGCTGCTGGTTACCGGCACCGTCAACCACCGGAACAAGAAGGTGCTCAAGAACATCTACGATCAGATGCCCGAGCCCAAGGCCGTCATCGCCATCGGCGCATGCGGCAACACCGGCGGTGTCTTCCGCGAAGCCTACAACGTCGTCGGCGGCGTGGACAAGGTCATCCCGGTCGACGTTTACGTCCCCGGCTGTCCGGCCAAGCCCGAAGCCATCATCGACGGTGTCGTTGCAGGTCTGGCCAAGTTCGCTCAAAAAGTGGAAGAAGCCGAGTAG
- a CDS encoding NADH-quinone oxidoreductase subunit C: protein MQGKVIDVTIDNIVGEVMNMKNDGQRFVTFSTYQEAEGKLGILYHFDKDLENTHLRLVADMDKPIPSVSGVFFAALLVENEIRDQWDVEFDGLVLDFNRTLYLDPEVTQVPLVSNVKIEPKK from the coding sequence ATGCAAGGTAAAGTAATAGACGTGACCATCGACAACATTGTCGGCGAGGTCATGAACATGAAGAACGATGGACAGAGGTTCGTCACGTTCTCCACCTACCAAGAGGCGGAGGGCAAGCTCGGCATTCTGTACCACTTCGATAAAGATCTGGAAAACACCCACCTCAGGCTCGTCGCTGATATGGACAAGCCCATTCCCAGCGTCTCTGGCGTCTTCTTCGCCGCGCTGCTGGTGGAAAACGAAATCCGCGACCAGTGGGACGTCGAATTCGACGGTCTGGTCCTTGACTTCAACCGTACGCTCTATCTTGATCCCGAGGTCACCCAGGTTCCCCTGGTTTCCAACGTCAAGATCGAGCCGAAAAAATAG
- a CDS encoding nickel-dependent hydrogenase large subunit — translation MATTVIPFGPQHPVLPEPVHLTLKVEDEIVKEAIPALGYVHRGLEKLADIRDYHQMITVCERVCGICSMIHGTCYSQCVEEAMGIEVTDRAKMLRVIWSELHRMHSHLLWLGLFADAFGFESLFMQFWKVRERIMDINEATAGSRVIVSVNVIGGVRADLSPDQLRWILSELDIAEKEIKEMQDTIMNDYTVKTRTCGVGVLSYDQAYELGAAGPTLRGSGVASDMRVSGYGAYGELDFEPVIETAGDCWARSTVRFRETLQSIDLVRQAISKLPEGEIAVKVKGNPPAGKEVYARVEQPRGECVYYIKGNGTKHLDRLRIRTPTFANIPPLLAMLPECELADVPVIVLSIDPCISCTER, via the coding sequence ATGGCTACTACCGTAATTCCCTTCGGCCCGCAGCATCCCGTACTTCCCGAGCCGGTCCATCTGACCCTCAAAGTGGAAGACGAGATCGTCAAAGAGGCTATCCCCGCATTGGGCTACGTCCATCGCGGTCTGGAAAAACTCGCTGACATTCGCGACTACCACCAGATGATTACCGTCTGTGAACGCGTGTGCGGCATCTGCTCCATGATCCACGGCACCTGCTACTCGCAGTGCGTCGAGGAAGCCATGGGCATCGAAGTCACTGACCGCGCCAAGATGCTCCGCGTCATCTGGTCGGAGCTGCATCGCATGCACTCCCACCTGCTCTGGCTCGGCCTCTTTGCCGATGCATTCGGCTTCGAGTCCCTGTTCATGCAGTTCTGGAAAGTCCGTGAGCGCATCATGGACATCAACGAAGCCACCGCAGGCAGCCGCGTCATCGTGTCTGTCAACGTTATCGGCGGCGTTCGTGCCGACCTCTCTCCGGATCAGCTCCGCTGGATTCTTTCCGAGCTGGACATTGCCGAGAAAGAGATCAAGGAGATGCAGGACACCATCATGAACGACTACACCGTCAAGACCCGCACCTGCGGTGTCGGTGTCCTGTCCTACGATCAGGCTTACGAGCTTGGCGCAGCAGGCCCGACCCTGCGCGGTTCCGGTGTTGCTTCGGACATGCGTGTGAGCGGTTACGGCGCATACGGCGAGCTTGATTTCGAACCCGTCATTGAGACCGCCGGTGACTGTTGGGCACGTTCCACGGTCCGTTTCCGTGAGACGTTGCAGTCCATCGACCTCGTTCGCCAGGCCATCAGCAAGCTCCCCGAGGGTGAGATTGCCGTCAAGGTCAAGGGCAATCCCCCGGCAGGCAAGGAAGTCTATGCCCGTGTCGAGCAGCCCCGCGGTGAATGCGTGTACTACATCAAGGGTAACGGCACCAAGCATCTGGACCGCCTGCGTATCCGTACGCCTACCTTTGCCAATATCCCGCCGCTTCTGGCCATGCTGCCGGAATGCGAGCTGGCGGACGTTCCCGTCATCGTTTTGTCCATCGATCCGTGCATCAGCTGCACGGAACGCTAA
- a CDS encoding 4Fe-4S binding protein produces the protein MLFTPTVVKNLLKKPATRKYPFEVREPFPNFRGELVIDIDSCIFCGMCVRKCPCQCITVDKQAGTWTCDLHECISCGYCRDHCPTKCLTMKDTHRKPLLEKTAWVEQGTPPKPKKKAAAKKEAAPAEAEKSAKKEAAPKKKADKK, from the coding sequence ATGCTGTTTACACCCACAGTCGTCAAGAACCTGCTGAAGAAACCTGCCACGCGCAAGTACCCCTTCGAGGTTCGCGAACCGTTCCCGAACTTCCGTGGTGAACTTGTCATCGACATCGACAGCTGCATCTTCTGCGGCATGTGCGTACGCAAGTGCCCGTGCCAGTGCATCACTGTCGACAAGCAGGCAGGCACCTGGACCTGCGACCTGCACGAATGCATCTCTTGTGGTTACTGCCGGGATCATTGCCCGACCAAGTGCCTGACCATGAAAGATACGCACCGCAAGCCGCTGCTTGAGAAAACCGCTTGGGTTGAGCAGGGTACCCCGCCCAAACCCAAGAAAAAAGCTGCCGCCAAAAAGGAAGCCGCTCCTGCCGAGGCTGAAAAGTCCGCCAAAAAGGAAGCCGCTCCCAAGAAGAAAGCAGACAAGAAATAA
- a CDS encoding amidohydrolase family protein, whose amino-acid sequence MKALNASNQTVIQLMAATLLLLFAGQVAAFDYSTLPSAPPEMHQCMKEKLDTGKMEYVHSGQRPKDKRTRKAIRTTYEMCLAAAGTSRDNPTYDGPLFDAMSQIDEMVDMDQAIRNVRAAGVTKLALFARSRKRLHQNEQAVLDLAARNTDLIILGAPKYFRLSDDISHAYIDSTVEGIRKHGYKFIGEILYTHGDKSTGKQYARGERYIDPSLPGTARLMEALAPLKLPVMVHWEPYAPKRDFPRFHALYAAWPNQVFILPHMGFATAETIDDFMSMHPNLHALTSKKERLMDNFSDPAKKALIGPSMLEDGVLRPDWKSLLIKYQDRILFGTDPHMKKLWNKYGKIVSDQRRILGQLPREVAEKIAYKNAEKLYGVRLNETAQDNN is encoded by the coding sequence ATGAAGGCTTTGAACGCTTCTAACCAGACCGTTATACAACTCATGGCGGCGACACTGCTCCTGCTTTTCGCAGGGCAGGTCGCCGCCTTTGATTATTCCACTCTCCCTTCTGCACCACCGGAAATGCATCAGTGCATGAAGGAAAAGCTTGATACGGGAAAAATGGAATATGTCCATAGCGGACAACGACCAAAGGACAAACGGACAAGAAAAGCTATCAGAACAACGTACGAAATGTGTCTTGCCGCCGCAGGGACAAGTCGCGACAATCCCACCTACGACGGGCCTCTTTTCGATGCCATGTCTCAAATAGATGAGATGGTCGACATGGATCAGGCCATCCGCAATGTCCGTGCCGCAGGCGTCACGAAACTCGCCCTTTTCGCTCGCAGCCGAAAACGCCTTCACCAGAATGAACAGGCCGTGCTTGATCTCGCGGCACGCAACACCGACCTCATCATTCTCGGTGCACCCAAATACTTTCGCCTCTCGGACGACATCTCCCACGCCTATATTGATTCCACAGTCGAGGGCATCAGAAAACACGGCTACAAATTCATTGGAGAAATACTCTACACCCATGGCGACAAGAGTACCGGCAAACAGTACGCTCGCGGCGAACGCTACATAGACCCCTCGCTTCCCGGCACGGCTCGGCTCATGGAGGCGCTTGCCCCCTTGAAGCTTCCGGTCATGGTCCACTGGGAACCCTATGCACCGAAACGCGATTTCCCTCGTTTTCATGCCCTGTACGCCGCATGGCCGAATCAAGTGTTCATTCTTCCGCACATGGGCTTTGCCACCGCCGAAACCATCGACGACTTCATGTCCATGCACCCCAACCTCCATGCGCTCACATCCAAAAAGGAACGCCTCATGGACAATTTCTCCGATCCCGCGAAGAAGGCATTGATCGGCCCTTCCATGCTTGAAGACGGCGTCCTCCGCCCTGACTGGAAATCGCTCTTGATCAAATATCAGGACCGCATCCTCTTCGGGACCGACCCACACATGAAAAAACTTTGGAACAAGTATGGCAAAATCGTATCTGATCAACGACGTATTCTCGGACAACTCCCACGTGAGGTGGCAGAAAAAATCGCCTACAAGAACGCGGAGAAACTCTATGGCGTCCGGTTGAATGAAACAGCTCAGGACAATAATTGA